From one Candidatus Dormiibacterota bacterium genomic stretch:
- the dacB gene encoding D-alanyl-D-alanine carboxypeptidase/D-alanyl-D-alanine-endopeptidase, which translates to MSLLDRVAIPALAAVFVALAAPAGTPASASDAPPAPIPLADRLASLVRAPALSPEETGIAVLLLPEGRPIYMRNADRPLLPASTLKILTSTAALALLKPEFVYQTRLLADGPIDAAGTLTGNLYIQGSGAPDLVGESWWMMARRLFALGLRRVDGDLVADESYFDSVRRPPGWPQPAADSWYNAPVGALSCNFNVVTVTVDPSPLLGARPDLTLEPAASYFQVLNRATTTTGPTSLSVSRSFENGQNGLVVNGAVRRGGGPVVFHRAVEEPPLYALTTFREIARSERIEIKGNLTVGAVPDKARELHAHESRPLGALVRDMNKNSNNFVAEMLVKTLAAQFVGTPGTTAAGLDVIKNYVGGLGIDTSGVRLVDGSGLSDEDRVPARVLAWVLARGWSDFEIGPELVSSLPIGGADGTLDERFGGEGSRRRVRAKTGRVASALTLAGYAANRDGRTLAFVVLANRPRGSIDAVHRAIDRLVDEVVASTDADLGAGREDGGAVETRPGASSPAPAPPRRSGRAPTSPRR; encoded by the coding sequence ATGTCACTCCTCGATAGAGTCGCGATCCCCGCCCTTGCCGCGGTCTTCGTCGCGCTGGCGGCCCCGGCCGGGACGCCCGCCTCCGCGTCCGACGCTCCGCCCGCGCCGATTCCTCTCGCGGATCGCCTGGCATCCCTCGTGCGCGCCCCCGCCCTGAGTCCGGAGGAGACCGGCATCGCCGTCCTCCTGCTTCCGGAGGGACGCCCGATCTACATGCGCAACGCCGATCGCCCGCTCCTGCCCGCGTCCACGCTCAAGATCCTGACGAGCACCGCGGCGCTCGCCCTGCTGAAGCCGGAATTCGTCTACCAGACGCGCCTGCTGGCCGACGGGCCGATCGACGCCGCGGGGACGCTCACGGGAAACCTCTACATCCAGGGATCGGGCGCGCCCGACCTCGTCGGCGAGTCCTGGTGGATGATGGCCCGGCGTCTGTTTGCTCTGGGGCTGCGCCGTGTCGACGGTGATCTCGTCGCGGACGAGTCGTACTTCGACTCCGTGCGCCGGCCCCCCGGATGGCCCCAGCCGGCCGCCGACTCCTGGTACAACGCCCCGGTGGGCGCCTTGTCCTGCAACTTCAACGTCGTGACCGTGACCGTGGACCCGTCCCCGCTTCTGGGGGCGCGCCCGGACCTGACGCTCGAACCGGCGGCTTCCTATTTCCAGGTCCTGAATCGCGCGACGACGACGACCGGGCCCACGTCCTTGAGCGTGTCGCGCTCGTTCGAGAACGGGCAGAACGGCCTGGTCGTGAACGGTGCTGTCCGGAGGGGGGGCGGCCCGGTCGTGTTCCACCGGGCCGTGGAGGAGCCGCCGCTCTACGCCCTCACCACCTTCCGCGAGATCGCCCGATCCGAGCGGATCGAGATCAAAGGAAACCTGACGGTCGGCGCCGTGCCCGACAAGGCGCGCGAGCTGCACGCGCACGAGTCGCGCCCGCTCGGCGCGCTGGTGCGGGACATGAACAAGAACAGCAACAATTTCGTGGCCGAGATGCTGGTGAAGACGCTGGCTGCCCAGTTCGTCGGGACGCCCGGCACGACCGCGGCCGGCCTGGACGTCATCAAGAACTACGTCGGGGGTCTCGGGATCGACACCTCGGGCGTGCGCCTCGTGGACGGCTCGGGTCTGTCGGACGAGGACCGCGTTCCGGCGCGCGTCCTCGCCTGGGTCCTGGCGCGCGGCTGGAGCGACTTCGAGATCGGTCCCGAGCTGGTCTCGTCGCTGCCGATCGGGGGGGCGGACGGCACGCTCGACGAGCGCTTCGGCGGCGAGGGGTCGCGGCGGCGCGTGCGCGCCAAGACGGGCCGGGTCGCCTCTGCCCTGACCCTCGCCGGCTACGCCGCGAACCGGGACGGCCGCACGCTCGCCTTCGTGGTCCTCGCGAACCGGCCGCGCGGCTCGATCGACGCGGTGCACCGCGCCATCGACCGCCTGGTGGACGAGGTCGTCGCGAGCACCGACGCCGACCTGGGGGCGGGCCGCGAGGACGGGGGAGCCGTCGAGACTAGACCGGGAGCTTCGTCACCAGCTCCCGCACCGCCGCGGCGGAGCGGTCGAGCGCCGACTTCTCCTCGGCGGTGA
- the sucC gene encoding ADP-forming succinate--CoA ligase subunit beta, translating into MKIHEYQAKQILKRFGIEVPKGDVAFSPKEAGAVAARLGGKCVVKAQIHAGGRGKGGGVKIAADADEAERLARQMIGMTLVTPQTGPQGKKVRRLLIEEPVDIAREIYLGATLDRGRSLPVVMGSAQGGMEIEEVARKDAAAIRIEPVDPLIGFRPFQGRRLALALGLTGEEMTRGTRLMQALVTAYDATDASLLEINPLVVTKQGTLLALDAKMSFDDNALFRHPEIRDLRDTDEEDPLEVEASLHALNYIKLHGTVGCMVNGAGLAMATMDIIKFVGGEPANFLDVGGGATSDQVASAFKILLSDPSVKAVLINIFGGILRVDVLARGLVEAIQKVAVRVPVVARLEGTNVEEGRRILKESGLDFTLADGMLDAARKVVALAGAR; encoded by the coding sequence ATGAAAATTCACGAGTACCAGGCGAAGCAGATCCTGAAGCGCTTCGGGATTGAAGTGCCGAAGGGGGACGTCGCCTTCAGCCCCAAGGAGGCGGGGGCCGTTGCCGCGCGCCTGGGCGGAAAGTGCGTCGTCAAGGCGCAGATCCACGCCGGCGGTCGCGGCAAGGGGGGCGGCGTCAAGATCGCCGCCGACGCGGACGAGGCGGAGCGGCTGGCGCGCCAGATGATCGGCATGACGCTGGTCACGCCGCAGACCGGACCGCAGGGGAAGAAGGTGCGGCGCCTTTTGATCGAAGAGCCGGTCGACATCGCCCGCGAGATCTACCTGGGGGCGACGCTCGATCGCGGGCGCTCGCTCCCGGTCGTGATGGGCTCCGCCCAGGGGGGAATGGAGATCGAAGAGGTGGCGCGTAAGGATGCGGCGGCGATCCGGATCGAGCCGGTCGATCCGCTCATCGGCTTCCGGCCGTTCCAGGGACGCCGTCTCGCCCTGGCCCTCGGTCTCACCGGCGAGGAGATGACGCGCGGCACGCGGCTCATGCAGGCCCTCGTGACCGCGTACGACGCGACGGACGCGTCGCTTCTCGAGATCAACCCGCTGGTCGTGACGAAACAGGGGACGCTCCTGGCCCTGGACGCGAAGATGAGCTTCGACGACAACGCCCTGTTCCGCCACCCGGAGATCAGAGACCTGAGGGACACCGACGAGGAGGACCCGCTCGAGGTCGAGGCCTCCCTGCACGCCCTCAACTACATCAAGCTGCACGGGACCGTGGGGTGCATGGTGAACGGCGCCGGCCTGGCGATGGCCACCATGGACATCATCAAGTTCGTCGGCGGGGAGCCCGCCAACTTCCTGGACGTCGGCGGCGGCGCAACCTCCGACCAGGTGGCGTCGGCGTTCAAGATCCTGCTTTCGGATCCCAGCGTGAAGGCGGTCCTGATCAACATCTTCGGAGGCATTCTGCGCGTCGACGTCCTGGCGCGCGGGCTCGTCGAGGCGATCCAGAAGGTGGCCGTGCGCGTGCCGGTGGTGGCCCGCCTCGAGGGGACCAACGTCGAGGAGGGGCGGCGCATCCTCAAGGAGTCGGGTCTCGACTTCACCCTGGCGGACGGGATGCTGGACGCGGCCCGGAAGGTCGTGGCGCTGGCGGGCGCGCGATGA
- the sucD gene encoding succinate--CoA ligase subunit alpha translates to MSILVDKETRVVVQGITGREGTFHARGCLEYGTRIVAGVTPGRGGVLHEGIPVFDTVREAVSKTAAEASMIFVPPAAAADAILEAADAGLKLVVCITEGIPASDMVRVKAALSGHPTRLIGPNCPGIIAPGKCKIGIMPGYIHKPGPVGVISRSGTLTYEAVAQLSRRGIGQSTCIGIGGDPIIGTTFLDALRLFRDDAETRALVLIGEIGGGAEEEAARYAARDLNKPMVAFVAGQTAPPGKRMGHAGAIIAGGHGTAAEKMAVLRECGVRVLQNPAEIGEAVEALLRESAPSAGARGRG, encoded by the coding sequence ATGAGCATCCTCGTCGACAAGGAGACGCGCGTCGTCGTCCAGGGAATCACGGGACGGGAGGGGACCTTCCACGCGCGCGGCTGCCTCGAGTACGGCACCCGGATCGTCGCCGGTGTCACGCCCGGCCGCGGCGGCGTCCTGCACGAGGGGATCCCGGTCTTCGACACGGTGCGGGAGGCGGTCTCGAAGACGGCGGCGGAAGCGTCGATGATCTTCGTCCCGCCCGCGGCGGCCGCCGACGCCATCCTGGAGGCCGCGGACGCCGGGCTGAAGCTGGTCGTCTGCATCACCGAGGGGATCCCCGCGTCGGACATGGTGCGCGTGAAGGCGGCCCTGTCCGGCCATCCGACGCGCCTCATCGGGCCGAACTGCCCCGGGATCATCGCGCCGGGGAAGTGCAAGATCGGCATCATGCCGGGGTACATCCACAAGCCCGGGCCGGTCGGCGTGATCTCGAGGAGCGGCACTCTGACCTACGAGGCGGTGGCCCAGCTGTCGCGGCGCGGCATCGGACAGAGCACGTGCATCGGCATCGGCGGCGACCCGATCATCGGCACGACATTTCTGGACGCCCTGCGGCTGTTCCGCGACGACGCGGAAACGCGCGCCCTCGTGCTGATCGGCGAGATCGGCGGCGGCGCCGAGGAAGAGGCGGCGCGCTACGCCGCGCGGGACCTGAACAAGCCGATGGTCGCTTTCGTGGCCGGCCAGACGGCCCCGCCCGGGAAGCGGATGGGCCACGCCGGCGCGATCATCGCCGGCGGACACGGAACCGCCGCCGAGAAGATGGCGGTCCTGCGGGAGTGCGGCGTGCGCGTCCTGCAGAACCCCGCCGAGATCGGCGAGGCGGTGGAGGCGCTGCTGCGGGAGTCGGCCCCCTCCGCGGGCGCGCGAGGGAGAGGATGA
- the ndk gene encoding nucleoside-diphosphate kinase — protein sequence MIERTLSIVKPDGVARNVVGEVVRRFESAGLKVVALKMTSLGRAEAEGFYHVHRQRPFFSSLVEFMSSGPIVPMVLEGEGAIARVRTIMGATDPAKAEPGTIRKDLASSIEKNIVHGSDAPATAAFEIGYFFSALEIPPR from the coding sequence ATGATCGAGAGGACGTTGTCGATCGTGAAGCCGGACGGTGTCGCGCGGAACGTCGTCGGCGAAGTCGTGAGGCGCTTCGAGTCCGCGGGCCTCAAGGTCGTGGCGCTGAAGATGACGAGCCTCGGGCGCGCCGAGGCCGAGGGGTTCTACCACGTGCACCGCCAGAGGCCCTTCTTCTCTTCGCTCGTCGAATTCATGTCGTCCGGCCCGATCGTGCCGATGGTCCTGGAAGGGGAGGGGGCGATCGCCCGGGTCAGGACGATCATGGGGGCGACCGATCCGGCCAAGGCGGAACCGGGCACGATCAGGAAGGACCTCGCCTCGTCGATCGAGAAGAACATCGTGCACGGTTCGGACGCGCCGGCGACCGCAGCCTTCGAGATCGGCTACTTCTTCAGCGCCCTCGAGATCCCGCCGCGCTGA
- a CDS encoding ABC transporter transmembrane domain-containing protein, with protein MKDLLRLLRYVRPYVARLAAAALSSALISVVLLGLLSLIRPIVDQFFSRVPIEPAATQGKGEIVDRVLKFLGPGGTVAPKLPLIGRLGESTGQIVIIAALIVILFVLKGVFTYLGSYLTRWVGLQVVRDLRSDLYARIQRQSLAFFSDHPSGMLISRVVNDVGRIQRTVSGDLADIFRLVAIVIGQAAWLFYLNWRLASFCLILLPLIVYPVARLGIRLKSTSRRSQEKMGEAVDVMKEGITGTRVVQGFGMEDFEIGRFGRALDRIQSAEKRGARLTSITGPVLDVVGAIGGAILLAYALMRIASGKLTGGEFLTFIGALTMIFLSIKNLVKINNELQQAMAAAQRVFHLMDLPNRVREKPGAVDLPAFRERIEFRGVHFAYGQTPVLRGVDLIVPAGTVVALVGSSGAGKSSLVNLLPRFYDVTEGALLIDGRDVRDVALPSLRSQIGLVTQEVILFDDTVRNNIAYGRADVPMEAVLAAARAAHAEAFIRTLPHGFDTTLGEAGHRLSLGQRQRISIARAILKDSPILILDEATSSLDMESEAEVQGALQNLMRGRTVFVIAHRLSTVRRADVILVLDEGRLVERGTHPELLARKGLYARLHALQFRDDRPAPEASVQ; from the coding sequence ATGAAAGACCTGCTCCGCCTCCTGCGTTACGTGCGGCCCTACGTCGCGCGCCTGGCCGCGGCCGCGCTGTCCTCGGCCCTCATCTCGGTCGTGCTGCTCGGTCTGCTCAGCCTGATCCGGCCGATCGTCGACCAGTTCTTCTCCCGCGTGCCGATCGAGCCGGCCGCGACGCAAGGCAAGGGGGAGATCGTCGATCGGGTCCTGAAATTCCTTGGTCCGGGCGGCACCGTCGCCCCGAAGCTTCCGCTCATCGGACGCCTCGGAGAGTCGACGGGCCAGATCGTGATCATCGCCGCGCTGATCGTCATCCTGTTCGTGCTGAAGGGAGTCTTCACCTACCTCGGCTCGTACCTGACACGGTGGGTCGGGCTCCAGGTGGTCAGGGACCTGAGGTCCGACCTGTACGCCCGCATCCAGAGACAATCGCTGGCGTTCTTCTCCGATCACCCGAGCGGCATGCTGATCTCGCGGGTCGTCAACGACGTCGGGCGTATCCAGCGGACGGTCTCGGGAGATCTCGCGGACATCTTCCGGCTGGTGGCGATCGTGATCGGGCAGGCGGCGTGGCTGTTCTACTTGAACTGGCGGCTCGCCTCCTTCTGCCTGATCCTGCTCCCCCTGATCGTCTACCCGGTGGCGCGCCTCGGCATCCGTCTCAAGAGCACGAGCCGGCGCAGCCAGGAGAAGATGGGGGAGGCCGTCGACGTGATGAAGGAGGGGATCACCGGGACCCGCGTCGTGCAGGGTTTCGGGATGGAGGATTTCGAGATCGGGCGCTTCGGCAGGGCGCTCGACCGGATCCAGAGCGCGGAGAAGCGCGGCGCCCGCCTGACCTCGATCACCGGGCCGGTGCTGGATGTGGTCGGGGCGATCGGGGGGGCCATCCTCCTGGCCTACGCCCTGATGCGCATCGCCTCGGGCAAGCTCACCGGCGGCGAGTTCCTCACGTTCATCGGTGCGCTCACCATGATCTTCCTGTCGATCAAGAACCTGGTGAAGATCAACAACGAGCTGCAGCAGGCGATGGCCGCGGCCCAGCGCGTCTTCCACCTCATGGACCTGCCGAACCGCGTGCGCGAGAAGCCGGGTGCCGTCGATCTGCCGGCGTTCCGCGAGCGCATCGAGTTCCGGGGGGTGCATTTCGCGTACGGCCAGACCCCCGTCCTGCGGGGGGTCGATCTGATCGTGCCAGCCGGCACGGTCGTGGCCCTGGTCGGCTCGAGCGGCGCCGGCAAGTCGAGCCTGGTGAACCTGCTGCCTCGTTTCTACGACGTGACCGAGGGGGCGCTGCTCATCGACGGGCGCGACGTGCGCGACGTGGCCCTGCCGTCGCTGCGCAGCCAGATCGGCCTCGTCACCCAGGAGGTCATCCTGTTCGACGACACGGTACGCAACAACATCGCCTACGGCCGGGCCGATGTCCCGATGGAGGCGGTGCTCGCCGCGGCGCGCGCCGCGCATGCCGAGGCGTTCATCCGGACGCTGCCGCACGGCTTCGATACGACCCTGGGGGAGGCCGGCCACCGGCTGTCGCTGGGACAGAGGCAGAGGATCTCGATCGCGCGGGCGATCCTGAAGGACTCGCCGATCCTGATCCTGGACGAGGCGACGTCGTCCCTCGACATGGAATCGGAGGCCGAGGTCCAGGGGGCGCTGCAGAACTTGATGAGGGGTCGCACGGTGTTCGTCATCGCGCACCGCCTCTCCACCGTCCGCCGGGCCGACGTCATCCTGGTCCTCGACGAGGGACGTCTGGTCGAGCGTGGCACGCACCCGGAACTCCTGGCGCGCAAGGGGCTGTACGCGCGCCTTCACGCGCTGCAGTTCCGCGACGACCGGCCCGCGCCCGAGGCCTCCGTCCAGTAG
- a CDS encoding glycosyltransferase family 39 protein, translated as MTLAVLIFRSDRSCLLLLLVLGLLLFATGLGAHDLWAPDEPDIGEVVREIHLSGSWAVLRDNQQLYFEKPPLYPWLAALFSVPAGRPTELALRLPSSLAALGGLFVVFFLGRGLFGRRTGTLAAVILATTYGYFMEGRWAHPDMLWTFWLMLACLAFHQAYRAGGGQVWMAVFYFAIGLANLTKGPHGLLIPLLAVLVFLASSHDLRFVRRMGLPWGLPLSLVPLAFWVAAYRRTGEPFPLEALLQRLAHRFTSGEHHAQPFYHVLISLPLEFFPWVILLPAALRHTFPRRGARPDRDNAYVYSWIVVIFTVFTVSVEKRGVYLLPLLPLLALLVARVWDLALMDWDPSPVDRAIAWLPGICLALAIGGAVVAVPKIRSEAPDLLRPAVLVAALAGLTALAALIVHRRYRGGAALAAFSGGLVVVYLAVVVAVLPALDPHKSARAFSQRVLAEVGQAELAMYPDYHPTYVYYTGRFIPVLKSPRQLSEYFSSPTRRYCLIEDDVFEGERRTLAGPLDVLDRQQIGHREMLLVAGGGTPPISEVPEGKTP; from the coding sequence ATGACCCTGGCGGTCCTGATCTTCCGAAGCGACAGGAGCTGTCTCCTGCTGCTTCTCGTTCTGGGGCTCCTGCTGTTCGCCACGGGACTCGGAGCGCACGACCTGTGGGCCCCCGACGAGCCGGACATCGGCGAGGTCGTTCGCGAGATCCACCTGAGCGGGTCGTGGGCGGTGCTGCGCGACAACCAGCAGCTCTACTTCGAGAAGCCGCCGCTCTATCCCTGGCTCGCGGCGCTGTTCTCTGTTCCGGCGGGCCGGCCCACGGAGCTCGCCCTGCGCCTGCCGTCGAGCCTCGCCGCGCTCGGGGGGCTCTTCGTCGTCTTTTTCCTGGGAAGGGGCCTGTTCGGCCGGCGGACCGGGACGCTCGCGGCCGTGATCCTGGCGACGACCTATGGATACTTCATGGAGGGGCGCTGGGCGCACCCCGACATGCTCTGGACATTCTGGCTGATGCTCGCCTGCCTGGCCTTCCATCAGGCCTACCGGGCCGGCGGCGGGCAGGTCTGGATGGCGGTCTTCTATTTCGCCATCGGTCTGGCCAATCTCACCAAGGGGCCGCACGGGCTGCTCATCCCGCTCCTGGCGGTCCTGGTCTTCCTGGCGTCATCGCACGATCTCCGGTTCGTGCGGCGGATGGGCCTGCCCTGGGGCCTGCCGCTCTCCCTGGTCCCGCTCGCGTTCTGGGTGGCGGCCTACCGCAGGACCGGCGAACCGTTCCCCCTGGAGGCTCTCCTGCAGCGCCTGGCGCACCGCTTCACGAGCGGCGAGCACCACGCCCAGCCCTTCTACCACGTCCTGATCAGCCTGCCCCTGGAATTCTTCCCGTGGGTGATCCTGCTGCCGGCCGCGCTGCGGCACACCTTCCCGCGCCGCGGGGCGCGGCCGGACCGTGACAACGCCTACGTCTACTCCTGGATCGTCGTCATCTTCACGGTGTTCACCGTCTCGGTCGAGAAGCGCGGCGTGTATCTGCTGCCGCTGCTTCCGCTGCTCGCCCTCCTGGTGGCGCGGGTGTGGGACCTTGCGCTGATGGACTGGGACCCGTCGCCGGTCGATCGCGCGATCGCCTGGCTGCCCGGGATCTGCCTGGCGCTCGCGATCGGGGGGGCCGTCGTGGCCGTGCCGAAGATCCGATCCGAGGCGCCCGATCTGCTCCGACCGGCGGTCCTCGTCGCCGCGCTGGCCGGCCTCACAGCGCTCGCGGCGCTGATCGTGCACCGGCGGTACCGGGGCGGGGCCGCGCTGGCGGCGTTCAGCGGCGGGCTCGTGGTCGTGTACCTGGCGGTCGTGGTGGCCGTTCTGCCGGCGCTCGATCCGCACAAGTCGGCCCGGGCCTTCAGTCAGCGCGTGCTGGCCGAGGTCGGTCAGGCCGAGCTGGCGATGTATCCGGACTACCACCCGACCTATGTCTACTACACCGGCCGCTTCATTCCGGTGCTGAAGAGCCCCCGCCAGCTGAGCGAGTATTTCAGCTCGCCGACGCGCCGCTACTGTCTCATCGAAGACGACGTCTTCGAGGGGGAGCGGCGGACGCTCGCCGGTCCGCTGGACGTCCTGGACCGGCAGCAGATCGGGCATCGCGAAATGCTCCTGGTGGCGGGGGGCGGGACGCCACCCATATCCGAAGTGCCGGAGGGGAAGACGCCATGA